The Selenomonas sp. AB3002 genome contains a region encoding:
- a CDS encoding L-ribulose-5-phosphate 3-epimerase yields the protein MSTYLLGLYEKSMPGTLSWKEKLEAAKAAGFDYVEMSIDETDAKLARLDMSEAEIEEIKAAMKETGVPFGSICLSGHRRFPLGATKAEDRARSMEIMEKAIILAAKLGIRTIQLAGYDVYYEEGSEQTRADFIEGLKKSALLAAKYGVQMGFETMETPFMDTTEKAMEYVKLVDSPYLGVYPDSGNITNAKLIYGGTPSEDLQTGKGHLVAVHLKETVPGKYREIPFGTGHVDFQAIADTAFALGVRRFVGEFWYKEGTDWAKIQKEANDFLRGYLDKAEAKF from the coding sequence ATGAGTACATATTTATTAGGACTTTACGAGAAGTCCATGCCGGGAACGCTTTCCTGGAAGGAAAAACTGGAAGCTGCCAAGGCTGCGGGCTTCGACTATGTTGAAATGAGCATTGATGAGACGGATGCTAAACTTGCCCGTCTTGACATGAGCGAAGCTGAGATTGAGGAAATCAAGGCTGCCATGAAGGAAACCGGTGTGCCTTTTGGCTCCATCTGCCTCAGCGGCCATCGCCGCTTCCCCCTTGGGGCTACCAAGGCTGAGGATCGGGCACGCAGCATGGAGATCATGGAAAAGGCCATTATCCTGGCTGCGAAATTGGGCATACGCACCATCCAGCTGGCTGGTTATGATGTCTATTATGAGGAAGGTTCCGAGCAGACCCGTGCGGATTTCATCGAAGGGCTGAAGAAATCTGCTCTTCTGGCTGCCAAGTATGGTGTGCAGATGGGCTTTGAGACCATGGAGACTCCCTTCATGGACACTACGGAAAAGGCCATGGAGTATGTGAAGCTGGTGGATTCTCCGTACCTGGGTGTGTATCCCGACTCCGGCAACATCACCAATGCCAAGCTGATCTATGGCGGCACTCCTTCTGAGGACCTGCAGACCGGCAAGGGCCATCTGGTGGCTGTGCATCTGAAGGAAACTGTCCCCGGCAAGTACCGTGAAATTCCTTTCGGCACTGGCCATGTGGACTTCCAGGCAATTGCTGATACCGCCTTTGCCCTGGGGGTAAGGCGCTTCGTGGGTGAGTTCTGGTACAAGGAAGGCACCGACTGGGCAAAGATTCAGAAGGAAGCTAATGACTTCCTCAGAGGGTATCTGGATAAAGCAGAAGCGAAATTCTAA
- a CDS encoding PTS sugar transporter subunit IIB has translation MLKVIAACGSGMGSSQIIKMKLEKVFKKLGYQAEIYHTNVGDAKSQANNYDVVFCSESLVGTFTGSKATVIGLKNLLSEAEMTEKIEAANLPK, from the coding sequence ATGTTAAAAGTTATTGCAGCATGCGGCAGCGGTATGGGTTCCTCCCAGATCATCAAGATGAAGCTCGAGAAAGTCTTCAAGAAGCTGGGCTATCAGGCAGAGATTTATCATACCAACGTTGGTGATGCAAAGTCCCAGGCTAACAACTACGATGTGGTCTTCTGCTCCGAGTCTCTGGTAGGCACCTTCACCGGCAGCAAGGCTACTGTGATTGGGCTGAAGAACCTCCTGTCCGAGGCTGAGATGACGGAGAAGATCGAGGCAGCTAACCTGCCTAAGTAA
- a CDS encoding ShlB/FhaC/HecB family hemolysin secretion/activation protein encodes MLTFHKGRELKKISATAALGMLIGGLSLPEAQAAEPAIVLPPTAGELAGEQQDKREAEGIRLPGGKAEVNAPEERPQLDLPDELKVDVKGFKITGQDIFPEEKLQAILAKRKGGLMSFKDLEAGADDLAAFFRKEGYVAVKVFLPVQKITNGIVEYAIVVGRFDQLTVRNHTDIRQRAVNREVRCLQPGEYLTKEKLQRAIWLLSDLAGADAKATLSQGSEPGTVHVEIDLNKHKGKQGLITVDNYGNRYTGYGEVSIDYDFLNPAKEGDHFAVGGLVTGRHMNNYGMTYVTPLITDGLKLSLGYNVLQYHLGKEYDILDGRGTARTVSLGLDYAIRRSQKYNLYTGLRGEFTALKDEYRTLGLTYADKTGSAGVLSLYGDETDRHGTTWWRIENKIGRVTFNTAETEAFAAGSRTEGRFYKLKGSLLRREDISPRAYALFSFRGQYSDHNLDSSEHISLGGFNGVRAYPQSEASGDCGYIARAELRWLLPLKKKDQQLQLATYFDHGGLRINKDKGTTGGINYRHLEGIGIGLIWSRWEDWFIRTDYAWRLGSELPTSDTSHPGGHFWIRGGVYF; translated from the coding sequence TTGTTAACATTTCATAAAGGGCGTGAACTGAAGAAAATCTCCGCCACAGCAGCTCTGGGAATGCTCATAGGAGGTTTGTCCCTGCCCGAGGCTCAGGCAGCTGAGCCTGCTATCGTGCTGCCTCCTACGGCCGGAGAACTGGCCGGGGAGCAGCAGGACAAGCGCGAGGCAGAGGGCATCAGACTTCCCGGCGGCAAGGCAGAAGTAAACGCTCCCGAGGAACGCCCCCAGCTTGATCTGCCTGATGAGCTGAAGGTAGATGTGAAGGGCTTCAAGATCACGGGACAGGATATTTTCCCAGAGGAGAAGCTTCAGGCTATTTTGGCTAAGCGCAAGGGGGGCCTCATGTCCTTCAAGGATTTGGAGGCAGGGGCTGATGATCTGGCGGCCTTCTTCCGCAAGGAAGGCTATGTGGCGGTGAAGGTTTTCCTGCCGGTGCAGAAAATCACGAATGGTATAGTGGAGTATGCCATTGTGGTGGGCCGTTTTGACCAGCTGACGGTGAGGAATCATACGGATATCCGCCAGCGAGCAGTGAACCGTGAGGTGCGTTGCTTGCAGCCGGGCGAGTATTTGACCAAAGAGAAATTGCAGAGGGCAATCTGGCTGCTGTCTGACCTGGCGGGGGCCGATGCCAAGGCTACCCTTTCCCAAGGTTCCGAGCCGGGCACTGTCCATGTGGAGATAGATCTAAATAAGCACAAGGGCAAGCAGGGCCTCATTACTGTGGACAACTACGGCAACCGATACACGGGCTACGGTGAGGTCAGCATTGACTACGACTTTTTGAACCCTGCCAAAGAGGGCGACCACTTTGCCGTGGGAGGGCTGGTGACGGGCCGCCATATGAATAACTATGGCATGACCTACGTCACGCCTCTGATTACCGACGGCCTGAAGCTCTCCCTGGGCTACAATGTGTTGCAGTACCATCTGGGCAAAGAATATGACATCCTGGATGGCCGGGGCACCGCCCGCACGGTCTCCCTGGGCCTTGACTACGCCATACGCCGCAGCCAGAAGTACAACCTCTACACGGGCCTGCGAGGGGAATTCACCGCGCTGAAGGATGAGTACAGAACCCTGGGCCTCACCTATGCTGACAAGACCGGTAGCGCAGGGGTGCTTTCCCTGTATGGTGATGAAACAGACCGTCATGGCACCACTTGGTGGAGGATTGAAAATAAAATTGGACGTGTGACTTTCAACACAGCGGAAACCGAGGCCTTTGCCGCAGGCTCCCGCACCGAGGGACGCTTCTATAAGCTGAAGGGGTCCCTTCTGCGTCGCGAAGATATTTCCCCTAGGGCCTATGCTCTATTCTCATTCCGTGGTCAGTACAGCGATCACAATCTGGACAGTAGCGAGCACATCAGCTTGGGGGGCTTCAATGGCGTGAGAGCCTATCCCCAGAGCGAGGCCTCCGGAGATTGCGGCTACATTGCCAGAGCGGAGTTAAGATGGCTGCTGCCCCTGAAGAAAAAGGATCAGCAGCTGCAGTTGGCCACCTATTTTGATCACGGTGGACTGCGCATAAACAAGGACAAAGGCACCACGGGCGGTATCAACTACCGCCATCTGGAAGGTATAGGCATTGGCCTTATATGGTCCCGCTGGGAAGACTGGTTCATTCGTACAGACTACGCCTGGCGTCTGGGCTCTGAGCTGCCCACCAGCGACACAAGCCATCCCGGCGGTCATTTTTGGATTAGGGGTGGCGTGTACTTCTAA
- a CDS encoding CAP domain-containing protein, producing MKAAQRVFFFLVMTVVLVAAASPASASSIQSEVLYYVNVERVNAGLQPVVLDGNMMTGASIRAKEAQVSFAHQRPDGSDVKSVMNGNCGWFGENLAVSQANDAQRIVKAWMGSPTHRANILNRHYVRMGVDCTMGSDGHYYWSLLFAGE from the coding sequence ATGAAAGCTGCGCAGCGTGTGTTTTTCTTTCTGGTCATGACAGTGGTTCTTGTAGCAGCAGCATCCCCCGCTTCTGCGTCCAGCATTCAATCTGAAGTGCTGTACTATGTGAACGTGGAGAGAGTAAATGCAGGACTGCAGCCTGTAGTGCTCGATGGGAATATGATGACTGGCGCCTCTATCAGGGCGAAGGAAGCTCAGGTGAGCTTTGCGCATCAGCGTCCCGACGGGAGCGATGTGAAGTCGGTTATGAACGGAAACTGCGGCTGGTTTGGCGAGAACCTGGCCGTGAGCCAGGCGAATGATGCCCAGAGAATCGTGAAGGCCTGGATGGGATCACCCACCCACCGCGCAAACATTCTGAACCGCCACTACGTCCGCATGGGCGTGGATTGCACGATGGGTTCAGACGGGCATTACTACTGGTCGCTGCTCTTCGCTGGAGAATGA
- a CDS encoding L-ribulose-5-phosphate 4-epimerase, translating into MLEELKKQVYEANMLLPKHHLITFTWGNVSGIDREKGLFVIKPSGVEYDELRPEDMVVVDLEGKKVEGDLNPSSDTETHRIFYQKFPNIGGVVHTHSRWATIFAQAGQGVRAYGTTQGDYFYGEIPCTRDMTEEEIKGAYEYNTGVVAVERFEKYGINPDYVPAVLVKNHGPFTWGTDAFNAVHNAVVLEEVAMMAFHTQLLTGDRDPMPQVLLDKHFLRKHGPNAYYGQKKK; encoded by the coding sequence ATGTTAGAAGAACTCAAGAAACAAGTCTATGAAGCCAATATGCTTTTGCCGAAGCATCACCTCATTACCTTCACCTGGGGCAATGTCTCCGGCATTGACCGCGAGAAGGGCCTCTTTGTCATCAAGCCGTCCGGAGTGGAGTATGACGAGTTGCGTCCTGAGGATATGGTGGTAGTTGACCTGGAGGGCAAGAAGGTTGAGGGCGATCTCAATCCTTCCTCCGACACCGAGACTCACCGCATCTTCTACCAGAAGTTCCCCAATATCGGCGGCGTGGTGCACACCCATTCCCGCTGGGCTACGATTTTTGCACAGGCTGGCCAGGGTGTGCGCGCCTATGGTACAACCCAGGGGGATTATTTCTACGGGGAGATTCCCTGCACTCGCGATATGACCGAGGAAGAAATCAAGGGCGCTTACGAATACAACACCGGCGTAGTGGCAGTGGAGCGCTTCGAGAAGTACGGCATCAACCCGGACTATGTGCCTGCCGTACTGGTGAAGAACCACGGCCCCTTCACTTGGGGCACAGATGCCTTCAACGCAGTGCACAACGCAGTTGTGCTGGAAGAAGTGGCCATGATGGCCTTCCACACCCAGCTGCTTACCGGCGACCGTGACCCCATGCCCCAGGTGCTCCTGGACAAGCACTTCCTCCGCAAGCATGGTCCGAATGCTTATTATGGGCAGAAGAAAAAATAA
- a CDS encoding filamentous hemagglutinin N-terminal domain-containing protein: MSCVAKYRKRRLAVLATALTATAWMPTAWAEVAPDALPKLQMVEYGEVNVPEPDGKELNITIGGADKKGIIKWDTFDIGKDSAVNFLGEKGWMVLNRIYDNKASEIYGTLRGEGGSVFLINPHGITFGAGSSVDVGSLVASTLSFNWDKFKQGVFVTDKQGDSKGVIKIEDMATINASDGYVAIFAPKIYNHGTITANDIAMGYGSQVSFSYADKINMNIKVSGNDVIDTGNENGVLIKVNNINKLVADSLIKNDGTIEAGGIGKDAEGNVTLVAATVEPGSGISATGNLNIAAKDISLAENISASRDILMAANTVMATNIKADGDISVYAKNITANGNVTAGGNINMLVAKVPEGENIFTAKKDSMLGDKNTETIVNVTGNITAGGDVNLAAKTIKAAGVTSANGAVNGRSNDITFNDNVKAAGDITISSVKVTTKELAADKGNISLSATEKVTAGNNIVSTSGNVDVTAKEIETDGEVSAAGNIKLSANNKLTAENNIEAGGNISLASENIAVKGDVSAGGDISLASVMLTEEQKNFSEYDKDLMVDELTADGTIHADGDISIAADNVPIENVKAEGTLSLMSKTIKVDTNDISVDGDINLTANEVTVNEDKGIYSDGNIKLTANTMVVEGKLSAKGDIDTTATQSLQVRDSADIHSYAEAGAGTWNITAKNVTITENPDGQEDNKNPNRVSNTVLSKALDDTNVNVLATPEKPEYYSDIMVEKNIVKKGETPTALTLTAGRNISVDAYISSENGPLDITLNSNNQEMTNSQREDGASIIRADINTNGGSFTATGTNGVYFGLGLDKNGNEIVENTKILVEGEESEAPTRKVITKGGDITLQGNEVLVGTGGTVRLDAGSEGNVTIAGKVNSANAYYDGGDGNTKLTWSEARKKADPDGTGKTHLAVITSVLEDAVATSNIAKNHAQNSQAFVGGHVVNVKADKEGYAVDNDGNRIKFSLDEKGNPVITGIPVINEDKDEKGKYEVLKVGEGTDLESKGWYKIETADGGTKYAHFWAWVEGAEAGKVFFVQTIGENTIGSGKDGDMENVAETSEKGRAHSDWFKEHGDDVATGVNDTKYYTNFAPRQPDADNGQDGANGTGTQMALAINYDTHLGSKNILYSQWNDVGDTKKQDSHYIVEKKLTNTSLEIKGKDVELGGTVGYDRLLENVVVDASGKVSLNDTVNAANDVHVDAMGDVKASAVKAGNLIHLGGENVTLGGTLTSEAKNTDSAIEIFAQEKFENKAGQYVMNLGEDSNSHWKVYSNTPYEDDFGDLDSEKYAVWGWNGKSSTYAEGNRYIFKYRPTLTFKANQPDKDEYEYNETVAKVGYTVENELEGKFTGNFKDGQVNEEGINVLFTEDRLDVKEKLAKVDTDSDAYAEGEKTAGTHYINVVYDGDKSIVDTEIAPGYVNEMVHSSLKVKSKPESEPEPQPEPEPQPEPEPQPEPEPQPEPEPQPEPEPQPEPEPQPEPEPQPEPEPQPEPEPQPEPEPQPEPEPQPEPQPEPQPEPEPEPQPEPQPEPEPEPEPEPQPEPEPQPEPEPQPEPEPQPEPQPEPEPQPEPEPQPEPEPQPEPEPQPEPEPQPEPEPEPQPEPEPEPQPEPQPEPQPQPEPEPQPEPEPQPEPQPEPEPQPEPEPQPEPEPQPEPEPQPEPEPQPEPEPQPEPEPQPEPEPQPEPQPEPGPQPEPEPQPEPQPEPEPQPEPEPQPEPEPQSEPQPEPEPQPEPEPQPEPQPEPEPQPEPQPEPEPQPEPEPQPEPQPEPEPQPEPEPQPEPEPQPEPQPEPEPQPEPEPQPEPQPEPEPQPELEPQPEPQPEPEPQPEPQPEPQPEPQPEPEPQPEPEPQPEPEPQPEPEPQPEPTHVRPARTSTPITPATVVITENIITSPSDPIIPAVKPLLTSLTTTPLSGSASIVEAQKGQDASADRVLGLQTAELPVFNVKHGKVALYGTYDVTVTPDKVKMEPTAKVLPEPDQEKNKNQYREYEKELATSNGSARFFLTYNGSTLDIYPTDKTSAGILAAGDGKKNVEVETQALFAAFTEMGITLDDLDGVYTHFEQKNN; encoded by the coding sequence ATGAGTTGTGTTGCAAAATATAGGAAGCGCAGGCTGGCTGTGCTGGCGACAGCTCTCACGGCGACGGCGTGGATGCCGACGGCATGGGCAGAGGTGGCACCTGATGCATTGCCGAAGCTCCAAATGGTGGAGTATGGGGAGGTAAATGTTCCCGAGCCTGATGGCAAAGAGCTGAATATAACGATTGGCGGTGCTGACAAGAAGGGCATCATAAAGTGGGATACGTTTGATATCGGCAAAGATTCAGCGGTCAATTTCCTGGGTGAAAAGGGCTGGATGGTGCTGAACCGCATCTATGACAATAAGGCCTCTGAAATCTATGGCACTCTCAGGGGCGAGGGCGGTTCAGTCTTCTTGATAAATCCTCACGGTATTACCTTTGGTGCAGGCTCCAGCGTGGATGTGGGCAGCCTGGTGGCCAGTACCCTGAGTTTTAATTGGGACAAATTCAAACAGGGTGTGTTTGTAACTGACAAGCAAGGCGATAGCAAAGGCGTTATAAAAATCGAGGACATGGCTACTATCAATGCCAGCGATGGCTATGTGGCGATCTTTGCTCCCAAGATATATAATCATGGCACCATCACGGCCAATGATATAGCCATGGGCTATGGCAGCCAGGTCAGTTTCAGCTATGCAGACAAAATCAATATGAATATCAAGGTGTCTGGCAATGATGTAATTGACACCGGCAATGAAAATGGTGTGCTGATCAAGGTCAATAATATCAATAAGCTCGTCGCTGACAGTCTCATCAAGAATGATGGCACAATCGAGGCCGGTGGCATAGGTAAGGATGCTGAAGGCAATGTGACGCTGGTAGCGGCCACGGTGGAGCCGGGCAGCGGTATCTCTGCTACGGGCAATCTCAACATAGCGGCTAAAGATATATCCTTGGCCGAGAATATTTCTGCCAGCAGGGATATTCTAATGGCGGCTAACACGGTGATGGCAACAAATATTAAGGCTGATGGCGATATCAGCGTGTATGCAAAAAACATAACGGCCAACGGAAATGTTACTGCCGGTGGCAATATCAACATGCTGGTCGCTAAGGTGCCTGAAGGGGAAAATATTTTTACCGCTAAAAAAGATAGCATGCTGGGTGACAAGAATACGGAAACTATAGTAAATGTGACTGGAAATATAACTGCCGGTGGAGATGTCAACCTAGCGGCTAAAACTATTAAAGCAGCAGGTGTTACTTCTGCAAATGGTGCTGTCAATGGACGATCTAATGATATAACTTTCAATGATAATGTTAAGGCAGCAGGCGATATCACCATATCATCTGTCAAGGTGACTACAAAAGAGCTTGCTGCCGATAAAGGCAATATCAGCCTGTCGGCTACTGAAAAGGTGACGGCAGGAAATAATATTGTATCTACTAGCGGCAATGTCGATGTGACAGCTAAAGAGATAGAGACTGATGGAGAGGTGTCTGCAGCTGGTAATATCAAGCTGTCTGCTAATAATAAATTGACGGCAGAAAATAATATTGAGGCTGGTGGCAATATCAGCCTGGCCTCTGAAAACATAGCGGTCAAGGGGGATGTTTCCGCTGGTGGCGATATCAGCCTGGCATCTGTCATGCTGACGGAGGAACAGAAAAATTTCTCCGAGTATGATAAAGATTTGATGGTCGATGAGCTAACGGCAGACGGGACTATCCATGCTGACGGCGATATCAGCATCGCAGCTGACAATGTGCCGATAGAAAATGTTAAAGCTGAAGGCACCCTCAGCCTGATGTCCAAGACCATCAAGGTAGATACAAATGATATTTCCGTTGATGGAGATATCAACCTGACGGCTAATGAAGTAACTGTCAATGAAGACAAGGGTATCTATTCTGACGGCAATATCAAGCTGACGGCCAACACTATGGTGGTTGAAGGCAAGCTTTCTGCCAAAGGCGATATAGACACCACTGCCACCCAAAGCCTGCAGGTGCGTGACAGCGCTGATATCCATTCCTACGCGGAGGCGGGGGCAGGCACCTGGAATATAACGGCCAAGAATGTCACCATCACCGAAAACCCGGACGGGCAGGAGGACAATAAAAACCCCAACAGGGTCAGCAATACAGTCCTCAGCAAGGCGCTGGACGATACCAATGTAAATGTTTTGGCAACCCCTGAGAAACCGGAATATTACTCCGATATTATGGTGGAAAAAAATATCGTGAAAAAGGGTGAAACGCCTACCGCGCTTACCCTTACTGCCGGAAGGAATATCAGCGTGGATGCATATATTTCTTCCGAAAACGGCCCTCTTGATATCACACTGAACTCCAACAACCAGGAAATGACCAATTCCCAGCGCGAAGATGGAGCCTCCATCATCAGAGCTGATATCAACACCAATGGCGGCAGCTTCACTGCCACGGGAACAAACGGCGTTTACTTTGGCCTCGGCCTTGACAAAAATGGCAACGAAATCGTAGAGAATACCAAGATCCTTGTAGAAGGCGAGGAAAGCGAAGCGCCCACCAGGAAAGTCATTACCAAGGGCGGCGATATCACGCTGCAGGGCAATGAAGTGCTGGTAGGTACGGGAGGTACTGTGCGTCTCGATGCTGGCAGCGAGGGCAATGTGACCATTGCCGGCAAGGTGAACTCAGCCAATGCCTACTACGATGGCGGCGATGGCAATACCAAGCTCACCTGGAGCGAGGCCAGGAAAAAAGCAGATCCTGACGGCACGGGAAAAACCCATCTGGCCGTCATCACAAGCGTGCTGGAAGATGCGGTGGCAACTTCCAATATAGCCAAGAACCACGCCCAGAATTCCCAGGCCTTTGTAGGCGGCCATGTGGTGAATGTTAAAGCTGACAAAGAAGGCTATGCAGTGGACAATGATGGGAACAGGATCAAGTTCTCTTTAGACGAGAAGGGCAACCCTGTCATTACCGGCATACCTGTGATTAATGAAGACAAGGACGAAAAAGGCAAATATGAAGTTCTGAAGGTCGGGGAAGGCACAGACCTTGAGAGCAAAGGCTGGTATAAGATAGAGACTGCGGATGGCGGAACCAAGTATGCTCATTTTTGGGCCTGGGTGGAAGGTGCTGAAGCCGGAAAGGTTTTCTTTGTGCAGACCATTGGCGAAAACACGATTGGGTCTGGCAAAGATGGCGACATGGAAAATGTCGCTGAGACCAGTGAAAAGGGAAGGGCGCATAGTGATTGGTTCAAAGAGCACGGCGATGATGTAGCAACCGGCGTGAATGACACGAAGTACTACACCAATTTCGCACCGCGCCAGCCTGATGCCGATAATGGACAGGACGGCGCCAATGGCACCGGCACGCAGATGGCCTTGGCCATCAACTATGACACCCATTTGGGCAGCAAGAACATCCTTTATTCTCAGTGGAATGACGTAGGGGATACCAAAAAGCAAGATTCCCACTATATCGTGGAGAAGAAACTAACTAATACCTCGCTGGAGATTAAGGGCAAGGATGTGGAGCTGGGTGGCACGGTAGGCTATGACAGGCTGCTGGAAAATGTCGTTGTTGATGCCTCTGGCAAGGTAAGCCTGAATGATACTGTCAATGCAGCTAATGATGTGCATGTAGATGCCATGGGCGATGTGAAGGCCAGCGCTGTTAAGGCAGGCAATTTGATTCACTTGGGGGGCGAGAATGTTACCCTGGGGGGCACGCTGACCTCTGAGGCAAAAAATACGGACAGTGCCATAGAAATCTTTGCTCAGGAGAAGTTTGAGAACAAGGCTGGCCAGTATGTCATGAATTTGGGCGAAGATAGCAACAGCCACTGGAAGGTTTACTCAAACACGCCCTACGAGGACGATTTCGGCGATCTCGACAGCGAAAAATATGCTGTATGGGGCTGGAACGGCAAGTCCAGCACATATGCGGAAGGCAACCGCTATATCTTCAAATATCGCCCCACCCTTACATTCAAAGCGAACCAGCCGGATAAGGATGAATATGAATACAATGAAACTGTGGCCAAAGTTGGTTATACAGTGGAAAATGAGCTGGAGGGCAAGTTCACCGGCAATTTCAAGGATGGGCAGGTGAATGAGGAGGGAATCAATGTACTCTTCACAGAGGATAGGCTAGATGTGAAGGAGAAGCTGGCTAAGGTTGACACTGACTCTGACGCTTATGCAGAAGGCGAAAAAACCGCTGGTACGCATTATATCAATGTTGTTTACGATGGGGATAAAAGCATTGTAGATACTGAGATTGCACCTGGGTATGTGAATGAGATGGTACACAGCAGTTTGAAGGTGAAATCTAAGCCTGAATCCGAGCCTGAGCCGCAGCCCGAACCTGAGCCGCAGCCCGAACCGGAGCCGCAGCCTGAGCCTGAGCCGCAGCCCGAACCTGAGCCGCAGCCCGAACCTGAGCCGCAGCCCGAACCTGAGCCGCAGCCCGAACCGGAGCCGCAGCCTGAGCCTGAGCCGCAGCCCGAACCTGAGCCGCAGCCCGAACCTGAGCCGCAGCCTGAGCCTGAGCCGCAGCCCGAGCCGCAGCCTGAGCCGCAGCCCGAGCCTGAGCCTGAGCCGCAGCCTGAGCCGCAGCCCGAGCCTGAGCCTGAGCCCGAGCCCGAGCCGCAGCCTGAGCCTGAGCCGCAGCCCGAACCTGAGCCGCAGCCCGAACCTGAGCCGCAGCCCGAGCCGCAGCCCGAGCCCGAGCCGCAGCCCGAACCGGAGCCGCAGCCCGAACCTGAGCCGCAGCCTGAGCCTGAGCCGCAGCCTGAGCCTGAGCCGCAGCCCGAGCCTGAGCCTGAGCCGCAGCCCGAGCCTGAGCCTGAGCCGCAGCCCGAGCCGCAGCCCGAGCCGCAGCCGCAGCCCGAACCTGAGCCGCAGCCCGAACCTGAGCCGCAGCCCGAGCCGCAGCCCGAACCGGAGCCGCAGCCCGAACCTGAGCCGCAGCCCGAGCCCGAGCCGCAGCCCGAGCCTGAGCCGCAGCCTGAGCCTGAGCCGCAGCCTGAGCCGGAGCCGCAGCCCGAACCTGAGCCGCAGCCCGAACCTGAGCCGCAGCCCGAGCCGCAGCCCGAGCCTGGGCCGCAGCCCGAACCTGAGCCGCAGCCTGAGCCACAGCCCGAGCCTGAGCCGCAGCCCGAACCGGAGCCGCAGCCCGAGCCTGAGCCGCAGTCCGAGCCGCAGCCCGAGCCTGAGCCGCAGCCCGAACCTGAGCCGCAGCCCGAGCCGCAGCCCGAACCTGAGCCGCAGCCCGAGCCGCAGCCCGAGCCTGAGCCGCAGCCCGAACCTGAGCCGCAGCCCGAGCCGCAGCCCGAGCCCGAGCCGCAGCCCGAACCTGAGCCGCAGCCCGAGCCTGAGCCGCAGCCCGAGCCGCAGCCCGAACCTGAGCCGCAGCCCGAGCCTGAGCCGCAGCCCGAGCCGCAGCCTGAGCCCGAGCCGCAGCCCGAGCTTGAGCCGCAGCCCGAGCCGCAGCCCGAGCCCGAGCCGCAGCCTGAGCCGCAGCCTGAGCCGCAGCCCGAGCCGCAGCCTGAGCCCGAGCCGCAGCCCGAGCCTGAGCCGCAGCCCGAGCCCGAGCCGCAGCCCGAGCCTGAGCCGCAGCCCGAGCCGACTCATGTTCGTCCTGCGCGTACTAGTACGCCGATTACTCCTGCAACGGTGGTAATCACGGAGAACATCATCACCTCTCCCTCCGACCCCATAATCCCCGCCGTGAAGCCCTTGCTGACTTCCCTTACTACCACCCCCCTCTCCGGCTCCGCCTCAATTGTGGAAGCTCAGAAGGGGCAGGATGCCAGCGCTGACAGGGTATTGGGTTTGCAGACTGCCGAGTTGCCGGTATTCAATGTGAAGCATGGCAAGGTGGCGCTCTACGGTACCTATGATGTCACCGTCACTCCGGATAAGGTGAAGATGGAGCCTACGGCCAAAGTCCTGCCGGAGCCTGACCAGGAGAAAAACAAAAACCAGTACCGTGAGTATGAAAAGGAACTGGCCACATCCAACGGCAGTGCCAGGTTCTTCCTCACCTACAATGGCTCAACCTTAGACATCTATCCTACGGATAAAACTTCCGCAGGCATCCTGGCAGCAGGAGATGGGAAAAAGAATGTGGAAGTCGAAACCCAGGCACTCTTCGCTGCTTTTACTGAAATGGGCATTACCCTGGATGACCTGGATGGCGTGTATACGCACTTTGAGCAGAAGAACAATTAA